The following coding sequences lie in one Sinorhizobium fredii USDA 257 genomic window:
- a CDS encoding alpha-2-macroglobulin family protein, protein MRAFLGLTTLLFTLFSLGTPAAAAEADRKIEITSDADYFGFDLRTEQDVSLDECQSTCISDRACKAFTYNPKVKWCFLKSDFNQLNTFKGAIAGKVVETITGEPDLGAPPRLSFVSDDLLQQARDVKAGLALADDQIGFGVNGLIETARRELAAGNFVSALKAFRGALAITPEDGDLWLETARTANRFSSGTDLASEAALAALHGYQLTRTTQSRADALAILAQALDNLQNYRAALQAYKASLELVQAKTVETAYLDLKARQGFRVTGHTIDADGASPRACVQFSEQLLKNGPDYASFVTLDGVAPNAVEAKGSEICVEGLAHGKRYKLVLRQGLPSSVDEVIETPVSLDIYVKDRAPMVRFTGDSFVLPSTARRGIPIVSVNTESANLKLYRIGDRSISSLLTSSQFLTQVDGYSAQRIEDESGELVWQGSIDIKTELNKEVVTSFPVDEALPKRKPGVYVLTAASATALSQEWDARATQWFVVSDIGISTYAGTDGLAVFARSLASAKPLADVELQLVAKNNEVLGTATTDAEGRATFAAGLIRGTASMTPAVITARRGEDDYVFLDLTRAGFDLSDRGVTGRAAPGAIDIYAWTERGIYRAGETVHAAAIARDVNGQAIENLPLTFVFLRPDGVEDRRLVSNGGKLGGHTLDLPVPENAMRGTWTMQIFTDPKGSAIGEKQFLIDDFVPDRTEFDLTSEAKELEVGTPVDVAVDGRFLYGAPAAGLTLEGEVAVKPTREKEAFRGYLFGLADEEASEDTRVPLEGLEPLDQDGKSVFAVDLGEVPATTQLLNATVTVRMRESGGRAVERALTLPVKPLGPMIGIKPEFSGDLAENSVGKFHVIAVDANGSKVAMPGLLWKLISVERNYQWYRDGSAWKYEPVISTKQVANGTVDVTEDGAAIAVPVGWGRYRLEIETAAADGPTSSVEFDAGWYVEATSTESPDGLEIALDKENYTVGETAKLKVSPRFAGELLVTVGTENLIATKTATIAETGGEVELPVTADWGAGAYVTATLYRPGDAQESRMPMRAIGLKWLAVDPADRKLAVSLDAPDKTQPRQPLEVNLQVRGAGANEDAYVTVAAVDVGILNLTRYEAPDPDGWYFGQRRLGLEIRDLYGRLIDGSLGATGRLRTGGDGGQMPLQGNPPTEELVAFFSGPVKLDAEGTANVRFDIPQFNGTARVMAVAWTKAGVGHAVKDVVIRDPIVVTASLPKFLAPGDRAELRLDIANTDGPAGDYQLQVTTNGPATVEQTGPSQTVQLEAGGKSAVTLPLTGQYSGSGLVTVTLSNAAGLSLEQALHVPVRPAALLITQRQVVNIAAGSSLTVDNQLLADSLLQGASVSVSVTRSAAFDIPALLMTLDRYPYGCAEQTTSRALPLLYLSELSKQSGLAEDGEVAKRVQEAIYRVLSYQSSSGSFGLWSPGSGDLWLDAYVTDFLTRAREQKFDVPEQAMVQALENLQNALSYEVNVKDQGNQIAYALYVLARNRKAAISDLRYYADTLLGDFPTPLAKAHIAAALALYGDAGRSQDIFAAAVNMSTGLVNVSLARSDYGSSLRDDAAVLALAAESRPVPPMIPELSRVVAREWEQAKYTSTQEQVWMLLAARAVQGGDDDMRLEVNGAQRTGSYAARITGDALIEHPVVIRNNGADAVSAVVTTVAAPAQPLSAGGDGFVIERTYYTLDGGEANVSQARQNERYVVVLKVTESNDWPSRVLISDLLPAGFEIDNPSLVDSAQLSNFEWIGEVQAAHTEFRSDRFVAAFDRSTGDNREITLAYVVRAVTPGTYDHPAASVEDMYRPQFSARTATGRMEVLAAP, encoded by the coding sequence ATGCGCGCGTTTCTCGGCCTTACCACCCTTCTCTTCACGCTTTTTTCCCTTGGCACACCGGCTGCAGCGGCCGAAGCCGATCGCAAGATCGAGATCACCAGCGATGCCGATTATTTCGGCTTCGACCTGCGCACCGAGCAAGATGTCTCGCTGGACGAGTGCCAGAGCACCTGCATTTCCGACCGTGCCTGCAAGGCCTTCACCTACAATCCAAAGGTGAAGTGGTGTTTCCTCAAGTCTGATTTCAACCAGCTGAACACGTTCAAGGGCGCGATCGCCGGCAAAGTCGTCGAGACCATCACGGGCGAGCCGGATCTCGGCGCACCTCCCCGCCTGTCCTTCGTCTCGGACGATCTCCTGCAGCAGGCCCGCGACGTCAAGGCCGGCCTCGCCTTGGCCGACGATCAAATAGGCTTCGGCGTCAACGGATTGATCGAAACAGCACGTCGTGAGCTGGCGGCTGGCAACTTCGTGTCGGCGCTCAAGGCGTTCCGCGGCGCGCTGGCGATCACCCCGGAGGACGGGGACCTGTGGCTGGAGACGGCAAGAACGGCAAACCGGTTCAGCAGCGGCACGGATCTGGCGAGCGAGGCGGCCCTTGCCGCGCTCCACGGCTATCAGCTGACGAGGACCACGCAGAGCCGCGCCGATGCGCTCGCCATCCTCGCCCAGGCGCTCGATAACTTGCAGAACTATCGAGCCGCGCTCCAGGCCTACAAGGCAAGTCTCGAGCTCGTGCAGGCAAAGACTGTCGAGACGGCCTATCTCGACCTCAAGGCACGACAGGGTTTCCGCGTCACCGGCCACACGATCGATGCCGATGGCGCGAGCCCGCGCGCCTGCGTACAGTTCTCGGAGCAGCTCCTGAAGAACGGCCCCGATTATGCCTCCTTCGTGACGCTCGACGGCGTCGCTCCGAATGCGGTCGAGGCCAAGGGCAGCGAGATCTGCGTCGAAGGGCTGGCGCACGGCAAGCGTTACAAGCTGGTGCTGAGGCAGGGACTGCCCTCCTCCGTCGACGAAGTCATCGAAACCCCGGTCAGCCTGGATATCTATGTCAAGGATCGCGCGCCGATGGTGCGCTTCACCGGTGATAGTTTCGTGCTGCCGTCGACGGCACGGCGCGGCATCCCGATCGTCTCGGTCAATACGGAAAGCGCCAACCTCAAGCTCTATCGCATCGGCGATCGCAGCATCTCATCGTTGCTTACGAGCTCGCAATTCCTCACCCAGGTCGACGGCTATAGCGCACAGCGTATCGAAGACGAGAGCGGCGAGCTCGTCTGGCAAGGCAGCATCGACATCAAGACCGAGCTCAACAAGGAAGTGGTGACGAGCTTCCCGGTCGACGAGGCGCTGCCGAAGCGCAAACCCGGCGTCTATGTGCTGACGGCCGCTTCCGCCACCGCCCTCAGCCAGGAGTGGGATGCGCGCGCCACGCAATGGTTCGTCGTCTCAGATATCGGCATTTCGACCTATGCCGGGACGGATGGCCTCGCCGTCTTTGCGCGTTCGCTGGCCAGCGCCAAGCCGCTCGCCGATGTTGAACTGCAGCTGGTGGCGAAGAACAATGAGGTGCTCGGTACCGCCACGACCGACGCAGAGGGCCGTGCGACCTTCGCTGCCGGTCTGATCCGCGGCACGGCGAGCATGACACCGGCCGTCATCACGGCGCGGCGCGGCGAGGACGACTACGTCTTCCTCGACCTGACGCGCGCCGGCTTCGATCTCTCGGACCGCGGCGTCACCGGCCGCGCGGCGCCCGGCGCGATCGACATCTATGCCTGGACCGAGCGCGGCATCTACCGCGCCGGCGAGACCGTGCATGCCGCAGCCATTGCACGAGACGTGAACGGCCAGGCGATCGAGAACCTGCCGCTCACCTTCGTGTTCCTGCGCCCCGACGGCGTCGAGGATCGACGACTTGTCAGCAATGGCGGCAAGCTCGGCGGCCACACACTCGATCTGCCCGTTCCCGAAAATGCCATGCGCGGCACCTGGACGATGCAGATCTTCACCGATCCGAAGGGCTCGGCGATCGGGGAGAAGCAGTTTCTCATCGATGACTTCGTGCCGGATCGCACGGAGTTCGACCTGACCAGCGAAGCGAAAGAGCTCGAGGTCGGCACCCCGGTTGACGTTGCCGTCGACGGCCGCTTCCTCTATGGCGCGCCGGCCGCCGGCCTGACGCTCGAAGGCGAGGTGGCGGTCAAGCCGACCCGCGAGAAAGAAGCCTTCAGGGGCTATCTCTTCGGCCTCGCCGATGAGGAGGCAAGCGAGGATACCCGCGTGCCGCTCGAAGGCCTCGAGCCGCTCGACCAGGACGGGAAGTCCGTGTTTGCAGTCGATCTCGGCGAGGTGCCCGCGACGACGCAACTGCTCAACGCCACGGTTACGGTGCGCATGCGCGAATCTGGCGGGCGGGCCGTCGAGCGCGCCTTGACGCTGCCGGTGAAGCCGCTTGGTCCGATGATCGGCATCAAGCCTGAGTTTTCCGGCGATCTTGCGGAGAATTCGGTCGGCAAGTTCCACGTTATCGCCGTTGATGCCAATGGCTCGAAGGTGGCGATGCCCGGCCTCCTCTGGAAGCTGATCAGCGTCGAGCGGAACTATCAATGGTATCGCGACGGAAGCGCCTGGAAATACGAGCCGGTCATCTCCACGAAACAGGTGGCGAACGGCACGGTCGACGTGACTGAGGATGGCGCCGCAATCGCTGTGCCGGTCGGCTGGGGTCGCTATCGCTTGGAGATCGAGACCGCTGCGGCCGATGGCCCGACCTCCAGCGTCGAGTTCGATGCCGGCTGGTATGTCGAAGCCACCTCGACTGAATCGCCGGACGGACTTGAGATCGCACTCGACAAGGAGAATTACACGGTCGGCGAGACGGCGAAACTCAAGGTGTCGCCACGTTTCGCCGGCGAACTGCTGGTGACCGTGGGCACGGAAAACCTGATCGCCACGAAGACGGCGACGATCGCCGAGACGGGCGGCGAAGTGGAACTGCCGGTCACCGCCGATTGGGGCGCCGGCGCCTATGTGACGGCGACGCTTTATCGGCCCGGCGACGCCCAGGAAAGCCGCATGCCCATGCGGGCGATCGGCCTCAAGTGGCTTGCCGTCGATCCGGCCGATCGCAAGCTTGCGGTCAGTCTGGATGCGCCCGATAAGACGCAGCCGCGCCAGCCGCTCGAGGTTAACCTCCAGGTACGTGGTGCGGGCGCCAACGAGGACGCTTACGTCACGGTGGCCGCGGTCGATGTCGGCATTCTGAACCTGACGCGCTATGAAGCCCCCGATCCGGACGGCTGGTATTTCGGCCAAAGACGGCTCGGCCTCGAAATCCGCGATCTCTACGGCCGTCTCATCGACGGCTCGCTCGGTGCGACCGGACGGCTGCGCACCGGCGGCGACGGCGGGCAGATGCCGTTGCAGGGCAACCCGCCGACGGAAGAACTGGTTGCCTTCTTCTCCGGGCCGGTGAAGCTCGACGCCGAGGGCACGGCGAATGTCCGTTTTGATATTCCGCAGTTCAACGGCACGGCGCGCGTCATGGCAGTCGCCTGGACGAAGGCCGGCGTCGGCCATGCGGTGAAGGACGTCGTCATCCGCGACCCGATCGTCGTCACCGCCAGCCTGCCGAAATTCCTGGCGCCCGGAGACCGGGCCGAACTCAGGCTCGACATCGCCAACACGGATGGGCCAGCCGGCGACTATCAGTTGCAGGTAACCACGAATGGTCCGGCCACCGTTGAGCAAACAGGCCCTTCCCAGACCGTGCAACTCGAAGCCGGCGGAAAATCCGCCGTGACGCTGCCGCTCACCGGGCAGTATTCGGGTAGCGGCCTCGTGACCGTCACGCTCTCGAACGCTGCCGGCCTTTCGCTGGAACAGGCGCTGCATGTCCCGGTCCGTCCGGCCGCATTGCTGATCACCCAGCGCCAGGTCGTCAACATCGCCGCCGGCAGCAGCCTGACAGTCGATAATCAACTGCTCGCCGACAGCCTTCTGCAGGGTGCCTCGGTCAGCGTCAGCGTGACGCGCTCGGCCGCCTTCGACATACCGGCACTGCTGATGACGCTTGACCGCTATCCCTATGGCTGCGCCGAGCAGACGACGAGCCGCGCCTTGCCGCTGCTCTATCTCAGCGAACTCTCCAAGCAATCCGGGCTTGCCGAGGATGGCGAGGTTGCGAAGCGGGTGCAGGAGGCAATCTATCGTGTGCTCTCCTATCAGTCCTCTTCGGGAAGCTTCGGCCTGTGGAGCCCCGGCTCCGGCGATCTCTGGCTCGACGCCTATGTCACCGACTTCCTGACCCGCGCGCGGGAGCAGAAATTCGACGTGCCGGAACAGGCGATGGTTCAGGCGCTCGAAAACCTGCAGAACGCGCTGAGCTACGAGGTGAACGTCAAGGATCAAGGCAACCAGATCGCCTATGCGCTCTATGTGCTCGCCCGCAACCGCAAGGCCGCAATCAGCGACCTGCGCTATTATGCGGACACGCTGCTCGGGGATTTCCCGACGCCGCTCGCCAAGGCGCATATCGCCGCCGCGCTTGCGCTCTACGGCGATGCCGGACGGTCGCAGGACATCTTCGCGGCGGCCGTCAACATGTCGACCGGGCTCGTCAATGTCAGCCTCGCCCGCTCCGACTATGGCTCGTCGCTGCGCGACGACGCGGCGGTGCTGGCGCTTGCCGCCGAAAGCCGGCCGGTGCCACCGATGATCCCGGAGCTTTCCAGGGTCGTCGCAAGGGAATGGGAGCAGGCCAAGTATACCAGCACCCAGGAACAGGTCTGGATGCTGCTCGCCGCGCGTGCCGTCCAGGGCGGCGACGACGATATGAGGCTGGAGGTCAACGGCGCCCAGCGCACCGGCAGCTACGCTGCACGGATCACCGGTGATGCGCTGATCGAGCATCCGGTCGTCATTCGCAACAACGGTGCCGATGCGGTTTCCGCTGTGGTGACCACCGTGGCGGCGCCCGCCCAGCCGCTCTCGGCCGGCGGCGACGGCTTTGTCATCGAGCGGACCTACTACACGCTCGACGGTGGCGAGGCGAATGTCAGCCAGGCGCGGCAGAACGAACGCTATGTCGTCGTGCTCAAGGTGACCGAGTCCAACGACTGGCCGTCCCGCGTGCTGATCTCCGATCTCCTGCCGGCCGGCTTCGAAATCGACAATCCGAGCCTCGTCGACAGCGCCCAGCTCTCCAATTTCGAGTGGATCGGCGAGGTCCAGGCCGCTCACACCGAGTTCCGCAGCGACCGCTTCGTCGCGGCATTCGACCGGTCGACCGGCGACAACCGGGAAATCACCCTTGCCTATGTGGTGCGTGCGGTAACGCCCGGCACCTACGATCATCCGGCCGCAAGCGTCGAGGACATGTACCGGCCGCAGTTCTCGGCCCGCACAGCGACCGGGCGCATGGAGGTGCTGGCGGCCCCGTAG
- the deoC gene encoding deoxyribose-phosphate aldolase, translating to MEDLAVNGVSAVSAQPAGAGHNWPRNDGVDLDLSWVLDQRVNLSAAERRVATLPGRRTVKKDAQAAWLLKAVTCIDLTTLNGDDTTERVKRLCAKARRPVRQDLLDALGMGDRDITTGAICVYHRFVSTAVDALEGSGIPVAAVSTGFPAGLIRHDVKLKEIEASVADGAREIDIVITREHVLTGNWQALYDEMRDFRDACGDAHVKAILATGDLKTLRNVARASLVCMMAGADFIKTSTGKEGVNATLLVTLVMLRMIRAYQERTGIKVGYKPAGGISGAKDVLNYQFLMKEELGREWLEPDLFRIGASSLLADIERQLEHHVSGAYSALNRHPIG from the coding sequence TTGGAAGACCTTGCTGTGAACGGGGTGTCGGCAGTTTCTGCCCAACCCGCTGGCGCCGGTCACAACTGGCCGCGCAACGACGGTGTCGATCTCGACCTTTCCTGGGTGCTCGATCAGCGCGTCAATCTTTCCGCCGCCGAGCGGCGGGTCGCGACGCTGCCGGGTCGCCGGACCGTGAAAAAGGATGCGCAGGCCGCTTGGCTCTTGAAGGCGGTCACCTGCATCGATCTGACGACGCTCAATGGCGACGATACGACGGAGCGCGTTAAACGCCTCTGCGCCAAGGCGCGCCGGCCGGTGCGCCAGGATCTTCTCGACGCGCTCGGCATGGGCGATCGCGACATCACCACCGGTGCCATCTGTGTCTATCACCGTTTCGTGTCGACGGCGGTCGACGCGCTCGAGGGGTCCGGAATTCCGGTGGCTGCGGTTTCCACCGGCTTCCCGGCAGGTCTCATTCGGCATGACGTCAAGCTGAAGGAAATCGAGGCTTCCGTCGCCGACGGCGCCAGGGAAATCGACATCGTCATTACGCGCGAGCATGTGCTGACCGGCAACTGGCAGGCGCTCTATGACGAGATGCGCGATTTCCGCGATGCCTGCGGCGATGCGCATGTGAAGGCGATCCTCGCGACCGGCGATCTCAAGACCTTGCGCAATGTCGCCCGCGCCTCGCTCGTCTGCATGATGGCCGGCGCCGACTTCATCAAGACCTCGACCGGCAAGGAGGGCGTCAACGCGACGCTGCTCGTCACCCTCGTCATGCTCAGGATGATCCGAGCCTACCAGGAGCGGACAGGCATCAAGGTCGGCTACAAGCCCGCCGGCGGTATTTCGGGGGCAAAAGACGTGCTGAACTACCAGTTCCTCATGAAGGAAGAGCTCGGCCGCGAATGGCTCGAGCCGGATCTCTTCCGCATCGGGGCGTCGAGCCTGTTGGCAGACATCGAACGCCAGCTCGAACATCACGTCAGCGGCGCCTACTCGGCCCTCAACAGACACCCGATAGGATAA
- a CDS encoding GntR family transcriptional regulator has product MTPVNLSPAGSAMDTGAQQIRDAIRDAIVERRLAPGTKLSESDVGSLFNVSRTLVRAALQALSYEGLVSVEKNRGAFVAFPSVIEAQQIFATRRLLEPVILRETAPHIGKTEIKELRKLLAEEQRLTNQRGAPARRAEIKASGDFHLAVAAMSGNAILKRFMDELVARSSLVIALYGQSVISSCGHNEHQQIVDALEKKDVEAACALMLQHIDHIEADIDLRPTKKGGGLRDAFHL; this is encoded by the coding sequence ATGACGCCAGTCAATCTAAGCCCGGCGGGAAGCGCCATGGATACCGGCGCCCAGCAGATCCGCGACGCGATCCGCGATGCGATCGTCGAGCGGCGCCTTGCGCCCGGAACGAAGCTCTCCGAAAGCGACGTCGGCAGCCTCTTCAATGTCAGCCGGACGCTGGTTCGCGCCGCCCTTCAGGCCCTTTCTTATGAGGGGCTCGTCAGTGTCGAGAAGAATCGCGGCGCCTTCGTCGCCTTTCCTTCCGTGATCGAGGCTCAGCAGATATTCGCGACCCGCCGGCTGTTGGAGCCGGTCATACTCCGCGAGACAGCGCCCCATATCGGCAAAACTGAGATCAAGGAACTCAGAAAGCTGCTTGCGGAAGAGCAGCGGTTGACGAACCAACGCGGCGCACCCGCCCGCCGCGCCGAGATCAAGGCTTCCGGCGATTTTCACCTGGCGGTCGCCGCCATGAGCGGCAATGCCATTCTCAAGCGTTTCATGGATGAGCTCGTTGCTCGCTCCTCGCTCGTGATCGCGCTTTATGGGCAATCGGTGATCTCAAGCTGCGGCCACAATGAACACCAGCAGATCGTCGATGCACTGGAAAAGAAGGATGTCGAAGCTGCCTGCGCGCTGATGCTGCAGCACATCGATCATATCGAGGCGGATATCGACCTTCGGCCAACAAAAAAGGGCGGAGGTTTGCGCGACGCTTTTCATTTGTGA
- a CDS encoding ABC transporter permease, with protein sequence MNHESRGKEFYVLAAFFALFVLFLYGPLSAVLILSLQGPDGGLTFPLNGVSLHWFYNLFEKQAVGDFGASFRRSFTLGLMVMVVNVVVALLAGLAFRHRFRGSTALFYITVASLVVPSIIISLGIGVVFQQFGLKPAWYSSGFGAHLTWTLPFGVLIMFAVFNRFSPAYEEAARDLGATSWQTFRHVVLPMIAPSLIGGGLFGFTLSYDEFARTLMTSGTYNTLPLEIYGMTTNVTTPVLYALGTVTTLFSFTVILVALAIILVLRRRQARIR encoded by the coding sequence ATGAACCACGAAAGTCGCGGCAAGGAATTCTACGTGCTCGCAGCCTTCTTCGCGCTGTTCGTGCTGTTTCTTTACGGGCCGCTGTCGGCCGTCCTGATCCTTTCCTTACAGGGGCCGGACGGCGGCCTCACCTTCCCGCTGAACGGCGTTTCGCTGCACTGGTTCTACAATCTCTTCGAGAAGCAGGCGGTCGGCGATTTCGGCGCCTCGTTCCGCCGCTCCTTCACGCTCGGGCTGATGGTGATGGTGGTGAACGTCGTCGTCGCGCTTCTGGCAGGCCTTGCCTTCCGGCATCGTTTCCGCGGCTCGACGGCGCTTTTCTACATCACCGTCGCAAGCCTCGTGGTCCCCTCGATCATCATCTCGCTCGGCATTGGCGTCGTCTTCCAGCAATTCGGGCTGAAGCCCGCCTGGTATTCCTCCGGTTTCGGCGCGCACCTCACCTGGACGCTGCCCTTCGGCGTGCTCATCATGTTCGCGGTCTTCAATCGCTTCTCGCCCGCCTATGAGGAGGCCGCACGCGATCTCGGCGCCACCTCCTGGCAGACCTTCCGCCATGTCGTCCTGCCGATGATCGCGCCGAGCCTGATCGGAGGCGGCCTTTTCGGTTTCACACTCTCCTATGACGAGTTCGCCCGCACGCTGATGACCTCCGGCACCTACAACACGCTGCCGCTGGAAATCTACGGTATGACCACCAACGTCACGACGCCGGTGCTCTATGCACTCGGCACGGTGACGACGCTCTTCTCCTTCACCGTCATCCTCGTGGCGCTCGCCATCATCCTCGTACTCAGGCGCCGCCAGGCAAGGATAAGGTGA
- a CDS encoding DeoR family transcriptional regulator: protein MANRKTTRIVALTNALSARRVLHLKDAAALLGVSEMTVRRDVANNPALFGYLGGHIVPAADIEAEAPYDLAREADSHAAAKREACVHAARHIRPDETIFIDCGTTLEYLVDLIPENYSITAVCYSLNVANRLTRRPNVRIVMLGGVYHPSSASFSGNSGLETLNHLGINVAFLSAAGVDPDRGATCVHFHEVPVKQKVISLARENYLVVDKSKIGRLKPAFFAPLTTFRSVITEDGEAALSVHEARTG from the coding sequence ATGGCCAATCGCAAGACAACACGGATTGTCGCTTTGACAAATGCGCTTTCGGCGCGGCGCGTTCTGCATCTGAAAGACGCAGCCGCCTTGCTGGGCGTTTCGGAAATGACCGTTCGGCGCGACGTCGCCAACAACCCCGCCCTCTTCGGATATCTCGGCGGGCATATCGTTCCGGCCGCCGATATCGAGGCCGAGGCGCCTTACGATCTCGCGCGTGAGGCCGACAGTCACGCGGCGGCGAAGCGGGAGGCCTGCGTCCATGCCGCCCGACACATCCGTCCCGACGAGACGATCTTCATCGATTGCGGCACGACGCTTGAGTATCTCGTCGATCTCATCCCGGAAAATTATTCAATTACGGCCGTGTGTTATTCTCTGAATGTGGCCAATCGCCTGACCCGCAGGCCCAATGTTCGGATCGTCATGCTTGGTGGTGTCTACCACCCGTCCTCGGCTTCGTTCTCGGGCAACTCCGGGCTTGAGACGCTCAATCATCTCGGCATCAACGTAGCCTTCCTGTCGGCGGCCGGCGTCGACCCCGACCGTGGCGCGACATGCGTTCATTTTCATGAAGTGCCGGTAAAGCAGAAGGTGATTTCACTCGCGCGCGAGAATTACCTCGTGGTGGACAAGAGCAAGATCGGCAGGCTGAAGCCCGCCTTCTTTGCGCCGCTCACCACATTCCGGTCGGTGATCACGGAAGACGGAGAGGCGGCGCTTTCGGTGCATGAGGCGCGGACGGGATAA
- a CDS encoding ABC transporter substrate-binding protein yields MTSETKTAKPAKGISRRALLKTGAAAVGAVVGSGAITGFPTIWAQNPITLRQFGTGVSNINAIAEKCKEDLGITLEMTATDSDAAAQRAVTQPDSYDIADIEYWIAKKVFPTGVMQPMDVSKIKYYDKIVPLFVDGKLKPDSVVAQGTAPHTVGFVDAQGSKSFAKEPTQWMTLIPTIYNADTLGIRPDLVGREITTWADIMDPAFKGKTAILNIPSIGIMDAAMIMEALGNIKYADKGNMTTDEIDQTIDFLIKAKQDGQFRAFWKSFDESVNLMASGEVVIQSMWSPAVAAVRSKGIACKYQPLKEGYRAWGGGLGLAAHLQGAQLDAAYEYINWYLSGWVGAYLNRQGYYSAAMETAKTHMSEDEWGFWVEGKPAKGDILSPEGKVMEKAGAVRDGGSFEERMGKVACWNSVMDEDRYMVRRWNEFIAA; encoded by the coding sequence ATGACCAGTGAAACAAAGACTGCTAAGCCCGCAAAGGGCATCTCGCGCCGCGCCTTGCTGAAGACCGGCGCGGCCGCCGTGGGCGCCGTTGTCGGCTCCGGCGCGATCACCGGCTTCCCGACGATCTGGGCACAGAATCCGATCACGCTGCGCCAATTCGGCACCGGCGTTTCGAACATCAATGCGATCGCCGAGAAGTGCAAGGAAGACCTCGGCATCACGCTGGAGATGACCGCAACGGACTCCGATGCCGCCGCCCAGCGCGCCGTCACCCAGCCGGATTCCTACGACATCGCCGACATCGAATACTGGATCGCCAAGAAGGTCTTCCCGACCGGTGTCATGCAGCCGATGGATGTTTCGAAGATCAAGTATTACGACAAGATCGTGCCGCTTTTCGTCGACGGCAAGCTGAAGCCCGACAGCGTGGTCGCTCAGGGGACGGCGCCGCACACCGTCGGCTTCGTCGATGCGCAAGGCTCCAAGAGCTTCGCCAAGGAGCCGACGCAGTGGATGACGCTCATCCCGACGATCTACAATGCCGACACGCTCGGCATTCGCCCCGACCTCGTCGGCCGCGAAATCACCACCTGGGCCGACATCATGGACCCGGCCTTCAAGGGCAAGACGGCGATCCTCAACATTCCGTCGATCGGCATCATGGATGCGGCGATGATCATGGAAGCCCTTGGCAACATCAAATATGCCGACAAGGGCAACATGACGACGGACGAGATCGACCAGACGATCGATTTCCTCATCAAGGCCAAGCAGGACGGCCAGTTCCGCGCCTTCTGGAAGTCCTTCGACGAGAGCGTCAACCTCATGGCCTCCGGCGAGGTGGTCATCCAGTCCATGTGGTCGCCGGCCGTCGCCGCCGTGCGCTCCAAGGGTATCGCCTGCAAGTACCAGCCGCTGAAGGAGGGCTATCGCGCCTGGGGCGGGGGCCTCGGCCTCGCCGCGCATCTCCAGGGGGCGCAGCTCGACGCGGCCTATGAATATATCAACTGGTATCTCTCCGGCTGGGTCGGCGCCTATCTCAACCGCCAGGGCTACTACTCGGCAGCCATGGAGACCGCGAAGACCCACATGTCCGAAGACGAATGGGGTTTCTGGGTCGAGGGCAAGCCGGCCAAGGGTGACATCCTCTCTCCCGAGGGAAAGGTCATGGAAAAGGCCGGTGCGGTCCGCGACGGCGGCTCGTTCGAGGAGCGCATGGGCAAAGTGGCCTGCTGGAACTCGGTCATGGACGAGGACCGCTACATGGTCCGCCGCTGGAACGAGTTCATCGCGGCTTAA
- a CDS encoding aspartate/glutamate racemase family protein — protein MRILIVNPNSTDSMTEKAAAAARAVAGPGTEIIAATSTAGPASIEGYFDGAIAVPGLLMEIREGEAAGADAAIIACFDDTGLEAARALAHIPVVGLCESAVMTAALLAQRFTVVTTLGRSRVLIENLVRHYGMGGRAMVRAADIPVLELEDKASGALNKLKRQIERALDEDGAEAIVLGCAGMADLAKSLQREYGLPVIDGVSAAVKQAEALVAQGLRTSKHGSYAAPLPKAYTGLMKAFAPTSA, from the coding sequence ATGCGCATTCTGATCGTCAATCCGAACTCCACCGACTCGATGACCGAGAAGGCAGCGGCAGCCGCACGAGCGGTCGCCGGGCCCGGCACCGAAATCATCGCTGCCACGTCGACGGCCGGACCGGCGTCGATCGAGGGGTACTTTGACGGGGCGATCGCCGTGCCCGGTCTGCTCATGGAAATCCGCGAGGGAGAAGCGGCGGGAGCGGACGCCGCGATCATCGCCTGCTTCGACGATACGGGCTTGGAAGCGGCCCGGGCGCTCGCCCACATCCCCGTGGTCGGCCTTTGCGAATCCGCGGTGATGACCGCCGCCCTCCTCGCCCAGCGCTTCACCGTCGTCACCACCCTCGGGCGCTCCCGCGTCCTTATCGAGAATCTGGTGCGTCACTACGGCATGGGCGGCCGCGCGATGGTCCGTGCCGCCGATATTCCGGTCCTCGAACTCGAAGACAAGGCGTCCGGCGCCCTCAACAAGCTCAAACGCCAGATCGAAAGGGCGCTCGACGAAGATGGCGCCGAGGCGATCGTACTCGGCTGCGCCGGCATGGCCGATCTCGCTAAGTCGCTGCAACGTGAGTATGGCTTGCCGGTGATCGACGGCGTCTCGGCGGCGGTGAAGCAGGCCGAAGCACTGGTCGCGCAAGGGTTGAGAACCAGCAAGCACGGGTCCTATGCCGCGCCACTTCCGAAAGCCTACACGGGCCTTATGAAAGCGTTCGCTCCAACGTCAGCCTGA